The Toxorhynchites rutilus septentrionalis strain SRP chromosome 1, ASM2978413v1, whole genome shotgun sequence genome contains the following window.
TCCGGTCGGCGAAAGCATCCATCAGTGCCCTCAGTAGATTTTGGTCTAGCTTTATCCGGAATTTCTTCACCTGAGCGACAAAATCATCCCTTGTCAGCAGGAGATTTTCCAGCTTCTGCAATTGCAGCATAAAATGACCCAAGTTTCGTTTCCGCTTCTTTCTTTTCGGCTTGAATCCTAAGAACCGACAGCGATCCAACAACATTTCGTGCAGATCCACCGGACGAGGAGGATTCGCCAACAGGATGCCCTGGAAGAGGACAGATTTCGAATCATCGCGCGTCATACAACGTTTCGCTAGTCTTCCCGCCACTTTCGAGATGAACTGATATTTTCCTAGCGACAGATGCTTGATGCTTTGATTTCTACCGAAAGCTTTAACAAGATCTTTCAGTTCCACTTCGGTGAAAAAGTTTCCACCAATGTGAATTTCTTTCAAACTCTCACTTTTCCGCAAAGCTTTTATCAAGCTGTCGGCTTCATCAGATCTCATGCTGTTCATTTCCAGGTTCAGTACTTCCAACCCGCAGCTCGTCAACGCTTTATGCAAAGTCTGTCCGAACAACGACCCATGAAGgccattccacgccaaattCAGCTGTTTCAAAGTGACATTCTTGCATAGCTCTTTCAGCATAGGCACTATGCATTGCTTCTCCAGATAGAGATAATTTCCCTCCAAATTTAGCTTCTCGCATGATGCATTCCCCGCTAGAAACGTCCCGATTGCGACACCACTCCGATGCTCCAATCGATTCCAGCTGACATCAACCTCGCGGATACAATCGGACAGTACCAGCTCCTGGAAAAG
Protein-coding sequences here:
- the LOC129763090 gene encoding uncharacterized protein LOC129763090 — its product is MEVEESETDANSPEDKTSEPEPPPEDAPEILLDSIEEPDVPPICPFVTIDSNTTVVDESEEFPEPVEPLERLAWEPEPETKRSFANLYVSECYKYGVTPLSYITELLTAVDSSPDEPVEIDLNRFGCSNLQVQIIFDCLYQACPGQLRLLDVSHNLLMDASLAVSLANLLQASQTIVDLNLSNSNMDHEVMSILSRALSSSSVQKLGMAHCHLSDGSGELLFQELVLSDCIREVDVSWNRLEHRSGVAIGTFLAGNASCEKLNLEGNYLYLEKQCIVPMLKELCKNVTLKQLNLAWNGLHGSLFGQTLHKALTSCGLEVLNLEMNSMRSDEADSLIKALRKSESLKEIHIGGNFFTEVELKDLVKAFGRNQSIKHLSLGKYQFISKVAGRLAKRCMTRDDSKSVLFQGILLANPPRPVDLHEMLLDRCRFLGFKPKRKKRKRNLGHFMLQLQKLENLLLTRDDFVAQVKKFRIKLDQNLLRALMDAFADRKLVDCGAMATKYLTKYPTEPPPVKRKKAKKKKKK